A genomic stretch from Tribolium castaneum strain GA2 chromosome 6, icTriCast1.1, whole genome shotgun sequence includes:
- the LOC663987 gene encoding 2-phosphoxylose phosphatase 1 has product MTFDAPRMPNKALHCYLLMIIWILLLVAGVYKFLEPRQRPPEPAVTAELFHNLANDIKTRRIFKICNFPHEITDGDEGALHSKKWVMTGVIILIRHGDRGPLQHVRNISAVNCGSQETEKLISYKSYLHNVTISGRAPWTGPGPFHDFPLLPTHPRQCQLGQLTMQGISQLLKLGQILRQTYLHVWPKIATLTPSEVLVYSTRYRRTFQSALSFLFALIPTEAFTKLSIFESQSMNFCFKDCGCPITDKLWKGVKKSISHQLKSHPAVAVLAEATGKSLFSTGAEQGVLGGDPHAVRDALLTYVCHGSGLPCETPTNCIKRQNVAGVFAYTDWVNYQKWRNAFWKRLCLLRSYGLIRHIVQQMLHMVSNNGPFLVLYSGHDHTVEQLTTALGLQNDPLLLRYGARVVFEVYQNYEESQNGAKGIYFRVLSNGRDVTRQVSFCKDIVLLENKVSLCKIEDIVRFIHDDYFVSLNVTNFKDACSRNE; this is encoded by the exons ATGACTTTCGATGCACCCAGGATGCCCAACAAGGCCCTCCACTGCTACCTCCTGATGATCATCTGGATCCTGCTCTTGGTCGCAGGTGTTTACAAATTCCTCGAACCGCGACAGCGGCCCCCAGAGCCGGCGGTCACCGCCGAACTCTTCCACAACCTCGCCAACGACATCAAAACACGgcgaattttcaaaatttgtaacttcCCGCACGAGATCACCGACGGGGATGAAG GTGCCCTCCACAGCAAAAAGTGGGTGATGACGGGTGTCATCATTTTGATCAGGCATGGGGACAGGGGGCCCCTCCAACACGTCAGGAATATCTCGGCGGTCAATTGCGGCTCGcaagaaacagaaaaattgaTTTCTTACAAG TCGTATCTCCACAACGTGACAATCTCGGGCCGCGCCCCCTGGACTGGCCCCGGCCCCTTCCACGACTTCCCTCTGCTCCCAACCCACCCCCGGCAGTGCCAACTGGGCCAACTCACCATGCAAGGCATCAGCCAACTCCTCAAACTTGGGCAAATATTACGCCAAACCTACCTTCACGTTTGGCCAAAAATCGCCACTCTAACACCCAGCGAAGTCCTAGTCTACAGCACCCGCTATCGGCGCACCTTCCAATCAGCCCTCTCGTTCTTATTCGCTTTAATCCCTACAGAAGCGTTcacaaaattatcaatttttgaaagccAATCAATGAATTTCTGCTTCAAAGACTGCGGGTGCCCCATCACCGACAAGTTATGGAA AGGGGTGAAAAAATCGATTTCGCACCAGTTGAAATCGCACCCGGCCGTGGCCGTCCTGGCCGAAGCCACGGGGAAGTCCCTGTTTTCCACCGGGGCGGAGCAGGGGGTCCTCGGCGGGGACCCCCACGCCGTCAGAGACGCACTCTTGACTTACGTTTGCCACGGCAGTGGGCTCCCGTGTGAAACCCCGACGAATTGTATCAA GCGGCAGAACGTTGCTGGTGTTTTTGCTTACACTGACTGGGTCAACTACCAGAAATGGAGGAACGCTTTTTGGAAAAGATTGTGTCTTTTGCGGTCTTACGGTTTGATAAGACACATCGTGCAACAAATGTTGCACATGGTGTCCAATAACGGCCCCTTTCTGGTGCTTTACTCGGGGCATGACCACACTGTGGAGCAGCTCACCACGGCCCTAGGGCTCCAGAACGACCCCCTGTTGTTGCGATATGGGGCGCGGGTCGTTTTCGAAGTGTACCAAAACTACGAAGAGTCGCAAAACGGCGCCAAAGGCATTTATTTCCGCGTGTTATCGAATGGTAGAGACGTGACACGACAGGTGAGTTTTTGTAAAGATATCGTTTTGTTGGAAAATAAAGTAAGTTTGTGTAAAATCGAGGATATTGTGAGATTTATCCACGATGATTATTTCGTTTCGTTGAACGTAACGAATTTTAAAGATGCGTGCAGTAGGAATGAGTAG
- the LOC663977 gene encoding mitochondrial 2-oxoglutarate/malate carrier protein: MGDNKEKTMPKYIKFLFGGSAGMAGTLFVQPLDLLKNRMQLAATQKERATSFQVLQKIISNEGVFALYTGLSAGLLRQATYTTTRLGVYSWLFETFSEEGKPPSFIVKAGLGMMAGVCGAFVGTPAEVSLIRMTADGRLPAAERRNYKNVFDALFRITKEEGVLTLWRGAIPTMGRAMVVNAAQLATYSQAKQMLLNTGFFHDGIFLHFCASMISGLVTTAASMPVDIAKTRIQNMKTINGKPEYSGALDVLVKVVKNEGPFALWKGFTPYYFRLGPHTVLTFIFLEQMNSAYNKIVLGKSGTGGQL, encoded by the exons ATGGGGGACAACAAAGAGAAAACAATGCCCAAGTACATCAAATTCTTATTCGGGGGATCAGCTGG CATGGCGGGCACCCTTTTCGTCCAGCCCTTAGACCTGCTCAAAAATCGAATGCAACTAGCGGCCACACAAAAAGAGCGGGCGACTTCGTTCCAAGTCCTCCAGAAAATCATCTCCAACGAGGGGGTTTTTGCCCTGTATACGGGCCTCTCAGCTGGGCTTTTGCGCCAAGCGACTTACACAACGACCCGTCTGGGGGTGTACTCGTGGCTTTTCGAGACTTTTTCCGAGGAGGGGAAGCCCCCAAGCTTCATTGTGAAGGCGGGGTTGGGGATGATGGCAGGCGTGTGTGGCGCGTTTGTGGGAACCCCAGCCGAAGTGTCCCTAATTCGGATGACCGCAGACGGACGTCTCCCAGCCGCCGAAAGGCGCAACTACAAGAACGTGTTCGACGCTCTCTTCAGGATAACAAAGGAGGAAGGGGTTTTGACCCTTTGGAGGGGCGCAATCCCCACAATGGGGCGCGCTATGGTGGTTAATGCGGCCCAGTTGGCCACGTACTCGCAAGCCAAGCAAATGCTCTTAAATACGGGATTCTTCCACGACGGGATTTTCCTTCATTTCTGTGCCTCTATGATTTCGGGGTTGGTCACAACGGCCGCCTCGATGCCAGTCGATATTGCCAAAACTAG GATTCAAAACATGAAAACAATCAATGGTAAGCCGGAGTACTCGGGCGCCCTCGATGTTTTAGTCAAAGTCGTGAAGAACGAAGGGCCGTTCGCTTTGTGGAAAGGTTTCACTCCGTACTACTTCAGGTTAGGGCCGCACACCGTCCTCACGTTTATTTTCTTGGAGCAAATGAATTCGGCGTATAATAAAATCGTTTTGGGGAAGTCGGGGACCGGAGGGCAATTGTAA
- the LOC663964 gene encoding zinc finger-containing ubiquitin peptidase 1 isoform X1 produces MASNIPDLFYSCEICGLEGLSEDEFRTHTRTAHVDGNAVCPFCELSAVSPAELILHVNQAHLDYLTPESESNMTFIDDVSPSEYNGINGESSDNWNIPSLPSHNKTNINNINLSPKVNGGGELSPKNSTHGQGSPLRSSLALKLKSAAPRMQCPMCNYTSNSPNELEEHVNRRHFDVTSPSMGGTTSEIYSCPLCVKSFNSAPDLELHVNIEHRDVLSPASPPTHSCPVCGMNLDNASNSESAARHVESHFPATSPQPADRAALREREQREFEMLRAQYGMDNQGNFREQSVTNMQRAVYAGEMSVADYYERTLDLRAAESCGIDDGSSITRSIVPRVRAISTTAPNVVRTLLCTCVDHYASSYGDRGWGCGYRNMQMLISSLLTHTGYNERLYKLWQGQKPPRSSVPSISRLQSLIEQAWSQGFDIQGSEQLGCRLVNTRKWIGATEVVTLLSFLRIKCQLVDFHRPTGPGGTHPELFTWVLKYFENSVGGEFVPPLYLQHQGHSRTIMGIEVHRDGSLILLVLDPSHSPQQMAQFGDTNSSAVALRLLRKSEAAMKARQYQIVAVVGTIDSEQQYQQSKILRGTRIPQDR; encoded by the exons ATGGCTAGCAACATCCCCGATTTGTTCTACTCCTGCGAGATCTGCGGCCTGGAGGGCTTGAGTGAAGACGAGTTCCGGACGCACACACGCACTGCCCACGTCGACGGCAATGCCGTGTGCCCCTTTTGCGAGTTATCGGCCGTCTCGCCCGCTGAACTCATCCTTCACGTCAACCAGGCCCACTTGGACTACCTCACCCCCGAATCCGAGTCCAACATGACCTTCATCGACGACGTCAGCCCCAG CGAGTACAACGGTATTAATGGGGAAAGTAGTGATAATTGGAACATTCCGTCTTTGCCCAGCCATAATAAAACCAACATTAACAACATCAACCTGTCCCCGAAAGTTAACGGGGGCGGCGAACTCAGTCCGAAAAATTCCACCCACGGTCAGGGCTCCCCCTTGCGATCCAGTCTCGCCTTGAAGTTGAAGAGTGCGGCCCCCAGAATGCAGTGCCCCATGTGCAATTATACGAGCAACAGTCCAAACGAGCTCGAGGAGCACGTCAACAG gcGGCATTTTGACGTGACGTCGCCTTCGATGGGGGGCACCACCAGCGAGATATACTCGTGTCCCTTATGCGTGAAGTCGTTCAATTCGGCCCCCGACTTGGAGCTCCATGTCAACATCGAGCACCGTGACGTGCTGTCGCCTGCCAGTCCCCCAACACATTCGTGTCCCGTCTGCGGTATGAATCTAGACAACGCAAgcaat AGTGAGAGCGCTGCTCGTCACGTGGAGAGTCATTTTCCGGCCACTTCGCCTCAGCCCGCCGACAGAGCAGCGTTGCGTGAAAGGGAGCAGCGGGAATTCGAAATGTTGAGGGCGCAGTACGGCATGGACAACCAGGGAAACTTCAGGGAACAGTCCGTTACGAACATGCAAAGAGCTGTGTACGCGGGCGAGATGAGTGTTGCCGATTATTATGAACGTACGTTGGATTTGAGAGCGGCTGAAAGTTGTGGGATTGACGATGGGAGCTCCATAACCAGGAGTATTGTGCCTAGAGTTCGAGCCATTAGCACTACTGCACCTAATGTGGTCCGAACTTTACTCTGTACCTGCGTTGATCACTACGCTTCATCGTATGGTGATAGAGGCTGGGGCTGCGGATACAGGAATATGCAGATGTTGATATCAAGTCTGCTTACACACACTgg ataCAACGAACGCTTATACAAGCTATGGCAGGGCCAGAAGCCGCCCCGCAGTTCCGTTCCGAGCATATCCCGCCTCCAAAGCCTCATCGAGCAGGCCTGGTCCCAAGGTTTCGACATTCAGGGTTCGGAGCAATTAGGTTGCCGTCTTGTTAATACTCGCAAATGGATTGGAGCCACCGAAGTCGTCACACTCTTATCATTTCTCCGAATCAAATGCCAGCTGGTAGACTTTCATCGGCCGACAGGCCCCGGCGGCACCCATCCAGAACTCTTCACCTGGGTGttgaaatatttcgaaaacagcgTTGGTGGTGAGTTCGTTCCACCACTGTATTTACAACATCAAGGTCACAGCCGGACCATCATGGGCATCGAGGTGCACCGAGACGGCAGCTTGATCCTTCTAGTGCTAGATCCGAGCCATTCCCCCCAACAGATGGCGCAGTTTGGCGACACGAACAGCTCAGCTGTGGCTTTGCGCCTTTTGAGGAAAAGCGAGGCGGCCATGAAAGCGCGCCAGTACCAGATTGTGGCAGTGGTTGGAACTATCGACTCGGAGCAGCAATATCAG CAAAGTAAAATTCTGAGGGGTACGAGAATACCGCAGGACCGGTGA
- the LOC663964 gene encoding zinc finger-containing ubiquitin peptidase 1 isoform X2, with the protein MASNIPDLFYSCEICGLEGLSEDEFRTHTRTAHVDGNAVCPFCELSAVSPAELILHVNQAHLDYLTPESESNMTFIDDVSPSEYNGINGESSDNWNIPSLPSHNKTNINNINLSPKVNGGGELSPKNSTHGQGSPLRSSLALKLKSAAPRMQCPMCNYTSNSPNELEEHVNRRHFDVTSPSMGGTTSEIYSCPLCVKSFNSAPDLELHVNIEHRDVLSPASPPTHSCPVCGMNLDNASNSESAARHVESHFPATSPQPADRAALREREQREFEMLRAQYGMDNQGNFREQSVTNMQRAVYAGEMSVADYYERTLDLRAAESCGIDDGSSITRSIVPRVRAISTTAPNVVRTLLCTCVDHYASSYGDRGWGCGYRNMQMLISSLLTHTGYNERLYKLWQGQKPPRSSVPSISRLQSLIEQAWSQGFDIQGSEQLGCRLVNTRKWIGATEVVTLLSFLRIKCQLVDFHRPTGPGGTHPELFTWVLKYFENSPDHHGHRGAPRRQLDPSSARSEPFPPTDGAVWRHEQLSCGFAPFEEKRGGHESAPVPDCGSGWNYRLGAAISAK; encoded by the exons ATGGCTAGCAACATCCCCGATTTGTTCTACTCCTGCGAGATCTGCGGCCTGGAGGGCTTGAGTGAAGACGAGTTCCGGACGCACACACGCACTGCCCACGTCGACGGCAATGCCGTGTGCCCCTTTTGCGAGTTATCGGCCGTCTCGCCCGCTGAACTCATCCTTCACGTCAACCAGGCCCACTTGGACTACCTCACCCCCGAATCCGAGTCCAACATGACCTTCATCGACGACGTCAGCCCCAG CGAGTACAACGGTATTAATGGGGAAAGTAGTGATAATTGGAACATTCCGTCTTTGCCCAGCCATAATAAAACCAACATTAACAACATCAACCTGTCCCCGAAAGTTAACGGGGGCGGCGAACTCAGTCCGAAAAATTCCACCCACGGTCAGGGCTCCCCCTTGCGATCCAGTCTCGCCTTGAAGTTGAAGAGTGCGGCCCCCAGAATGCAGTGCCCCATGTGCAATTATACGAGCAACAGTCCAAACGAGCTCGAGGAGCACGTCAACAG gcGGCATTTTGACGTGACGTCGCCTTCGATGGGGGGCACCACCAGCGAGATATACTCGTGTCCCTTATGCGTGAAGTCGTTCAATTCGGCCCCCGACTTGGAGCTCCATGTCAACATCGAGCACCGTGACGTGCTGTCGCCTGCCAGTCCCCCAACACATTCGTGTCCCGTCTGCGGTATGAATCTAGACAACGCAAgcaat AGTGAGAGCGCTGCTCGTCACGTGGAGAGTCATTTTCCGGCCACTTCGCCTCAGCCCGCCGACAGAGCAGCGTTGCGTGAAAGGGAGCAGCGGGAATTCGAAATGTTGAGGGCGCAGTACGGCATGGACAACCAGGGAAACTTCAGGGAACAGTCCGTTACGAACATGCAAAGAGCTGTGTACGCGGGCGAGATGAGTGTTGCCGATTATTATGAACGTACGTTGGATTTGAGAGCGGCTGAAAGTTGTGGGATTGACGATGGGAGCTCCATAACCAGGAGTATTGTGCCTAGAGTTCGAGCCATTAGCACTACTGCACCTAATGTGGTCCGAACTTTACTCTGTACCTGCGTTGATCACTACGCTTCATCGTATGGTGATAGAGGCTGGGGCTGCGGATACAGGAATATGCAGATGTTGATATCAAGTCTGCTTACACACACTgg ataCAACGAACGCTTATACAAGCTATGGCAGGGCCAGAAGCCGCCCCGCAGTTCCGTTCCGAGCATATCCCGCCTCCAAAGCCTCATCGAGCAGGCCTGGTCCCAAGGTTTCGACATTCAGGGTTCGGAGCAATTAGGTTGCCGTCTTGTTAATACTCGCAAATGGATTGGAGCCACCGAAGTCGTCACACTCTTATCATTTCTCCGAATCAAATGCCAGCTGGTAGACTTTCATCGGCCGACAGGCCCCGGCGGCACCCATCCAGAACTCTTCACCTGGGTGttgaaatatttcgaaaacagc CCGGACCATCATGGGCATCGAGGTGCACCGAGACGGCAGCTTGATCCTTCTAGTGCTAGATCCGAGCCATTCCCCCCAACAGATGGCGCAGTTTGGCGACACGAACAGCTCAGCTGTGGCTTTGCGCCTTTTGAGGAAAAGCGAGGCGGCCATGAAAGCGCGCCAGTACCAGATTGTGGCAGTGGTTGGAACTATCGACTCGGAGCAGCAATATCAG CAAAGTAA
- the LOC663951 gene encoding sialin codes for MASAKTRKWADWLTCTQVLNIMVILGFMFNYMLRVNMTIAVVDMVKKNDTNTTSTSTRFDWSEAQKNDILGSFFWGYVLTELPGGRLAEIVGARRVFGGGMLLASLITVLTPAACHLNYYVVLVLRAFLGFFLGATWPAILPMAAKWIPPMERSKFIANMMASSLGAALTMPVCGFLISSIGWPSVFYVTGAVGIVWSVAWFLLVFDSPAQHPRITIEEKLEIESKIAEGSGGKSVKPSKVPWVKIFTSGPVWAIIITHGCSVFCYFTVVNQLPSYMDHVLHFNIKKNGILSSLPYLGKYAMAVIASYLADRLLKSGRLSRTTTRKAFTTFAVLTPGFLMIIQAFLGMDPVITVVVFTASLFFNGAVTAGYLSNGLDIAPNFSGTIFGMANTLSSFGGWLSTKIVAILTKDEQTFEQWRYVFWILVGTYATGALVYLLLGTGELQKWNSADEEVRVEKEMQPLRRNEKEVLA; via the exons ACTGGCTGACCTGCACCCAAGTCCTCAACATCATGGTGATCCTCGGCTTCATGTTCAACTACATGCTGCGAGTCAACATGACCATCGCCGTGGTGGACATGGTGAAGAAAAACGACACCAACACCACCTCCACCAGCACGCGCTTCGACTGGTCGGAGGCGCAGAAAAACGACATTTTGGGCAGCTTCTTCTGGGGCTACGTCCTGACGGAGCTTCCCGGTGGCCGTCTCGCCGAGATCGTGGGGGCGCGGCGGGTCTTCGGGGGCGGCATGCTCCTCGCCAGCCTCATAACAGTACTCACCCCGGCCGCGTGCCACTTGAACTACTATGTAGTGTTAGTTTTACGGGCTTTTCTGGGCTTCTTCCTGGGGGCCACGTGGCCGGCGATCCTGCCCATGGCCGCCAAGTGGATCCCGCCCATGGAGCGGTCCAAGTTCATCGCCAACATGATGGCCAGCTCGCTGGGGGCGGCGTTGACGATGCCCGTGTGCGGGTTCTTGATTTCGTCCATTGGGTGGCCGAGTGTGTTTTACGTGACGGGGGCGGTGGGGATCGTGTGGTCGGTGGCGTGGTTTTTGCTTGTGTTTGATTCTCCGGCACAACACCCCAG AATCACGATTGAGGAGAAGTTGGAGATTGAGTCGAAAATCGCGGAGGGAAGTGGCGGGAAAAGTGTGAAGCCGTCCAAGGTGCCATGGGTGAAGATTTTTACTTCTGGGCCCGTCTGGGCGATTATTATCACGCATGGGTGTTCGGTTTTTTGCTACTTTACCGTTGTCAATCAACTGCCGTCCTATATGGACCATGTCttgcattttaatataaaGAAGAATGGGATATTGTCCAGTTTGCCCTATCTCG GCAAATACGCAATGGCCGTCATCGCCAGCTACCTCGCGGACCGACTGCTCAAATCGGGCCGCCTCTCGCGCACCACCACCCGCAAAGCCTTCACCACGTTCGCCGTCCTGACCCCCGGCTTCCTCATGATAATCCAGGCCTTCCTGGGCATGGACCCCGTCATAACAGTAGTAGTATTCACCGCGTCCCTGTTTTTCAACGGCGCCGTCACCGCCGGCTACCTCTCCAACGGCCTGGACATCGCCCCCAACTTCTCGGGGACGATCTTCGGCATGGCCAACACCCTCTCGTCCTTCGGCGGCTGGCTGTCGACCAAAATCGTGGCCATCCTCACCAAAGACGAGCAGACTTTCGAGCAGTGGCGGTACGTTTTCTGGATTCTAGTCGGGACGTACGCCACTGGGGCCCTCGTTTATCTGCTACTGGGGACCGGGGAGTTACAGAAGTGGAACTCTGCGGACGAGGAGGTGCGAGTGGAGAAGGAGATGCAGCCGTTGAGGAGGAACGAGAAGGAGGTGCTAGCGtga